The Nostoc sp. NIES-3756 DNA window GCTTTCCATCCGTTGCAGCAGGTAACTAACTTCGATGTTCGCATAACGGTCATGGCTATCTTTGACTTCGCTACGTTTACCAAATAAAGCATCTGCTTCGTCAAATAATAGGATAACTCCGCCTTCTTCGGCAGCATCAAATACCCGACGCAAATTTTTCTCAGTTTCGCCAATATATTTACTCACTACAGATGACAAATCAATTCTGTAGAGGTCTAGGTGTAATTCCTGAGCTAAGACTTCCGCCGCTAGAGTTTTCCCTGTACCACTAGCGCCAGCGAATAGGGCGCTTATACCTAGTCCACGGGTATTTTTGGCAGCAAATCCCCAATTTTGGTATACAGTAGCACGTTGACGCACATGGGCGGCAATTTCTCGTAACATTTCCGCTTGGGCTGGGGGTAATACTAAATCATCCCAGGTGGAGGTGGGGGGGATACGTTGGGCGAGTTCATCCAAGTGAGGGCGGGCTTGTTTGCGACAAGCATCCCAGAGAATTTGACCTACATCTTGTTCCTGTTCCTTGGTTATTTGTCCTAAAGCTTCTGCACAAGCCGCGCGGATAGTGTTAGGGCTAAGGTTGAATTGGGTGGCTAATTTTTTTACTTGCCCATTTAATTGGGGTTGTATCTGAGCTAAATTGCTTTGCCAAAGTAGGCTTTGTTCCTCAATGGTGGGTTTGTGAATCTCAAAGCTGACTATGGGGCGTTGCTGTATAGCAATTCTTTCTCGACTGGAGAGGAAGACTAAACCATTGATGTGTTCTAGGAAACGTCCAATAGTATGGGTACGAGTTAAGTCTGTTATGTCAATTTTGTCGCAGTCTAGTAGTAAGGCGCTGTTACTTAAAATTGATTCTCTCTCCCACAACCGTAATAGGGTTTCCATCTCTGCGGGTGCAGATGGCACAACCTGAACGGGCATTATATGCAGGTTCACACCTAACATTTTACAAACTGTAGCGGCGATCGCTTGTTTACTTGTCGGTTCTACACCACATAACTGTAAAATTGGCAACTTTTCTGTCTGGGATGACTGCATCCAAACTGACGCTATTTGCTGGGCTATTTGCTGTTGTGAGTGGACTAATTCCCCGGCTTCTGGCACAGGTTCGATAATCCCGGCTAGTCTCTCATCTATATATTGTCTACCAATCAAATAGTGTAAAACCCTCTCATCAATCCGCAGGGGGCTAAGAGTTAAGGCTCTACCTTCTCCTAACTCAATTAATCGCCAATATCGTAATTTAGCATCAGGGGCGATCGCATCCCAATGAGGATTAGGTAAGGCAGCAAGAGCTAAACTTAAGGTAGGATAGGCTCTTTGTGTGTCTCCCTGAGCTAAACCACATAAGGCGGCAAAGTCACCATAAAACTCCATACAGGCGCACATCAGCAGTATATCCCGCTCAAATTGGGACAATCCAAATAGCTGACATACCCGCTCTATTAGCGGTGGTGCTGTCATCGCCGCCGTTGCTGTTTGTAGAGTTTGTTGTCTATTCTGTTGTGCTGGAGATTCTGGTGACTGCGTTTTGTGTGCGTATCTTTCAATTGCATCACGTACCATACCTAAAGCTGCTAATAAGTAGCGCTCATTAGCCTCATACCAATTGTGATTAACTGTTGTCGCATTCATGGAATTGTTACCTGTGGCGAATGATATTCACCTGTTTGATTCATTTCTAAGGGACTGGCTACCCCATCTACCTGTACTCTGACAAGATAGGTTCCTGGTTTAATATCTTTCACTGCTATATTCATCACCTCAGTATCTTCATGCGGTGATGGCACAACAATAGCTTGGGCTAAATCATTAAGACAGGATATGTCATTGAGTAATAAAACTACTCGTTGCGTTTTCTTCAGTTGGGGATAAAACTTAACTGTGAGTTCGACTGAGCGTAAATCTGCGGCGCTATCTATTACTTGATGTAATGATACAGAAATTTTCGGATGGATAATCACAGCCGCCATATTTGATGCCATCTTTTCTATGTATTCGGCATTACCCATAGCTAAATGTACAACTTGTATAGCTTGCACTCCAATAGACAAATCACTTGGTAACTTTAAGTTAATTTGCGTTTCCTGAATATCTTCAGGTACTAATAGTTTTTCACTGTTATTGAGCCGAATACGAGTAATATCACCGCGTAAGCATTTACCTCGAATGATGACATTGCTACCAGCAAAAATTATTGGCTGTTTTTGTGTAAGTGCTGTAACTTGCTCAATATTTGGTTCACTCCCCAATACCGTGTAACCACCTTCTGATTGATTTAATTCATGACTATCGATTAATACCATCGAAACCTGATAACTAGCCGAAGGTCGATAATGAGTTTGCAAGGCAGACCATATTTTAGAATTGTCTTCCATGCTCAAAAATTCTGGTGAAAGCTTAATCTGCCCAATTTGTTCAGCTAACTTAGATATAGATACGCCAGCTAAAGCCTGTGAAATCAAACTTGTAGTATTGCTGGTAGAGGCGTTTTTTAAGGCGTTTTCAATTAAATCCGAGGTAATAACTGTTGTTGTGTGCAGTAATTGCATGGCATAACCTAATAACAGTTCTGCTTGGAAATCTTTAGCCCCATAAGCTGTTAATAGATAATGCAAGTCTAAAGCTAAGGGTGGATTAACAGAGCGTTGAGTTTTATTGACTCGTGAGTGCTTAGAGCGAAATTCTTGAGATACCCAATCAACGTTACGGTTTTGCGTTACATGATAAAGAAAGAAATTAAGTTGCGATCGCTCATCAGTTCCCACTTTAATTAAATCAGGTGGTAGAGCCGTAACCAGCACATCACCAACACTAGCAGTAATAGAATCACTGACTAAACCATTTTCTAGCAAGTCTTTCAGCACTGCTGTCACAGCAACTATAGAGAGCGCGTTACTCATCATCATCTCCCACGCACCTGCACAGGTTAATCATAGATTCCACAGGATTTTCCCAAAGCTTTTTGCTAAAAATTTAACATTCTTGCTAGCAATAACATCTGCAATTTCCTTATAAATTTATACTCAGACTCACCATAAATTACTTCTGAGTGGATAAAAATATCGATTTTGCCACCTCATCGGAGAATCCTGAGCCAAGACTTACTACGATGAACGAAAAGACAGAAAAATATAATTAAAGGAAATTTGATAATTTACTCTGTGTCAGCCTGCCAATAATTTTCTGTAGTAAAGATTTTAATTGTTTATTAAATCTTCTTATCAAAACGAGAAATTCAGTTTAACTTGAGTAATGATATGAGATGAAAATTAAATTTATGCGCAACTTAATTATACTAATCCATATCATACTTAAGTATTGACTATTCAAAATTTGTCATAATTATTATTTTCTTCTAAAAAAATTAAAATCTGAAATTAAACAGAGGATGGCTGCCATCAGATGAACTCCCAACCTTCTTCAAATTATTGGAATGGGCGCTATGTAGGTGATAACCAGCGATACCGCATAGACAAACCTTTAGCAGTCGGTGGTATGGGAGAGGTTTTATTAGCAACGGATACCCGTGTCGGTCAGCAAGTAGTCTTGAAATTACTCAAAGATACGCTCTTAGCATCCCAAGAGATGAGGAAGCGCTTTGAGCGCGAGGTGTCAATTTGTGCGGCTTTGCAAAGTGACCACATTGTCAGGATTAGTGATTGTGGTGTCACTCCGGAAGGATATCCCTTTTATGTCATGGAGTATTTGCGTGGTCAAACATTGCGACAATTACTGCTGCGAGAACACCGATTATCTGTAGAAAGAACTGTAAAAATTATTTCTCAAGTTTGTCAGGGTTTACAGTTGGCGCATCGAGGAGTGACTCTACAAAAAGATGGTAGCAATGAACATATTCAGGTAGTTCATCGTGACCTCAAACCCGACAATATCTTTCTTGTGCCTACAGATTTGGGAGAGTGGGTAAAAATTTTAGATTTTGGTGTAGCTAAAATCCGTAGTGACTCTAGTGAACAGACAAATATAACTAGTACATTTATTGGCACATTTCGTTATGCTGCACCTGAGCAAATTCAAAACAAGCAGAATCTAGATACTAGAGCAGATATTTATAGTTTAGGGATTATTCTGTATGAAATGTTGAGTGCAGCAGATCCCTTTGGTTTCAGCACTAAGGGTAGTAATATTAGTGAAGCTTCCTGGGTATTAGCCCATGCTTATGAACCACCAACACCTTTGCGATCGCAACCCGGATGTGAGCAATTATCCCCCCAAATTGAAGCAGTAGTATTAAAGTGTCTACACAAAAACCCCAATAATCGCTTTGCATCCGTAGCAGAACTAAATCAGGCATTGCAAGCTACTAGCCTCACTACCACAAATAACACTACCCCACAGCCACAACCAAATCTACCTCATCCCCAACCAACTTTTGATCCAGAAACTGTTGCTCGTCCTTTAAACCCACAGCCACCAAATCAGCCTGTGTATAATCAGGATTTGAACAACGAAACAATTCCTCGACCTTTGTACCAACAAGAAAAAAATCAGCCTGTGTACAATCAAGGTTTGAATAACGAAACAGTTCCCCGTCCTCTACAGCCAACAGAACCAGAACAACCCGACGGAACCATCTTTCAACTACGTCCTACACCCAGTCCGGGAAATAACGAAACAGTTCCCCGTCCTCTACAGCCAACAGAACCAGAACAACCCGACGGAACCATCTTTCAACTACGTCCTACACCCAGTCCGGGAAATAACGAAACAGTTCCTCGACCTTTACAGCCAATAGAACCAGAACAACCTGACGGAACCATCTTTCAACTACGTCCTACACCCAGTCCGGGGAATAACGAAACAGTTCCTCGCCCTTTACAGCCAATTGAGCCAGAACAACCCGACGGAACCATCTTTCAACTACGTCGTTCATCTGAACCAAAGCCTAACCAAAATCAAGCATTCGGCGATTCGGACAATACTTTGTATCAACCACGACCTACTAATTCGCCAAATATCAACAACACATCAGATAACACAATTTTTCAACCAAGAACAAACAAGGCGGCTGAAACCAAAAATTCTTCCATTTTGGGTCGAAATCTGTGGATTGGATTAGCAGTTGTCCTAGCCTTCTTTGCAGGAATGTTCATATTTTATCTACAAACAAATTACAATTCTCAAAATTCACCTAGTATACCAAACTCAACCCAGAAGTAGAGAGTGGGGAGTGGGGAGTGGTTCGACTACGCTCACCAACCGGGAGTGGGGAGTAGGGGGAGATGAGGGAGAAAAGTGAAAGGGAAAAATGAAAATCTTTTACCCCTTATCCTTTGCCTTTTTTACCGACTATGGACTATGGACTGTTGACTATGGACTGTTGACTATGGACTAATGACTAATGACTAATGAGCAAATTATCGACAAAAGTCTAATTACCTTTAAACAGATGATGCAGATATCCTAGAGGCATCTGGATTAGCTACCAGCCAAACACTTTCATGCTTATCTTTGTTGTTCAAACATTAGCAGAAATTCTAGCTGGAGGAACCTCACTTAGCAGTACCGAGCAAATTGACTTTAATCATCCGAGTCATCGCAGAGAAGAGGGTGCAGGCCCGACCCTCAATTTGTATGTTTACGACTTACGAGAGAGTAAACAAATACAGCATTCCGGTAGGCAAGTGGATCGCAAGTTAAGCAATAGTCTGCAACCTGCAACGGTCAATTGGTCGCCTAGTTGGTTTGATGTGTCTATATTGTTAACAGCTTGGGATAGAACGGCGTTAGGTGAGCATCACTTGTTAAGTGAGGCTTTGAATGTGCTGTTGCGTCATCGCTCTCTGCAAGAAGATTTTTTGGTTCCAGAATTGCGGGGTTATGGCAATTTGTCTATGACGGTTGCGCTTGATCCAGCAATTGAGATTGGCTCTTTATGGAGCGCTCTGAATGTACCTTTGCGTGCTGGCTTGTATTTGACGGTGACAATACCCTTCGAGCCACAACCAGTTCCTGTTCCTCTGGTGTCAGAAAGAATTTTCAATTTACAAAACCAATTTTATCCCAATGGTAATGGTAATGGCTCAGTTGCAACCAAACGAGTAGCGATCGCGGGAATTGTGAAAAGTGCAGTAGCTAATCAGCCTTTAGTCGATGCCAAAGTTGCTGTCTTAAGGACGGAAAAATCTGTAGTCAGCAATCAAGAGGGACTTTTCTTTTTTGAAGATTTGCGTATAGGCAATTATGTTTTAACAGTCAATTGTCCCGGCTATTTACCTCAGAATGTCAATGTCTTGGTTGATAGCCCAAGTTATACCTTCAAAGAAATTTTATTAACTCCTGAATAAATTTAGGTTGTTTTATGGCCAGACTTGATTACTTTGCTCCTGGTGTCTATATCGAAGAAATTGACCGTGGGAGCCGACCGATTGAAGGTGTGAGTACGGCGATCGCAGGTTTTGTCGGTTTCACTGAAGATATTCGTGATGGGGCTGAATTATTCAAGCCCATGTTAGTGACCAATTGGACGCAATATCTCAACTATTTTGCTCGTCCTAATTCCGATGGCTTCACCGACTTTAACGCCTACTTACCTTTTGCTGTCTATGGCTACTTTATGAATGGTGGTGGTCGTTGCTGGGTAACTAGCATTGGTACTCAGTTACCAGGCGCACCCAAGCCACCCACCCCAGAGCCAGCCACTCTCAGAATTACTGGTAGAGGTAATCGTCCAGCACTGCGGTTGACTTTACGCCCTGAACAAGCAGCAGGCGGCGCAGTCAATGTATTGATTATCGATGGTGGGCCGCGTGCTTTACCAGAAGGGACAGAAGGCGAAGCTCCTCCGAATACTGGTGAGTATTTTACTGTGCAGATTCGCCGTGGTGACGAGGTGCTTGAGCAGTACGAGAACTTAACCATGAACCGTGAAGCTCCTGCCCAAATTGCCACCTATGCAGTCACAGCTTTGCGAAACTCCATGTATATCATTGCAGAGGACGTTTCTCAAAGTGGACAACCCCTATCTCGTCGCCCGACGAATGGTCAATACGAACTAGCACCCCCCATTGTTCCTGCTTCAGTTGATAGATTGTACAGCGATTTGGAAGGTGTACGTGATGATCGTACAGGGGTTCGAGGGATTTTTGAAATTGATGAAATCACCATGCTGGCTTGTCCTGATTTAATGCGGGCATATCAAGCAGATGTTTTGAACTTGGATCAAGTCCACGGCATCATGGAATTGATGATCAGTATGTGCGAAGGTTCCGCCAGTGGTGATATTCCCAATCCACCCAACCGTATGGTGTTGCTTGATCCGCCTCCAGAATCTACCAAACCCCAGCAGGTAGTGGAATGGTTAAATAGATTTAACCGCCGTTCCATGTTTGCCGCCCTGTATTATCCTTGGATTAAAGTTGCTAATCCACGCGATCGCGGTAATCCGATTCTTATACCTCCCTGTGGTCACATGATGGGAGTTTGGGCGCGGACAGATGAAACCAGAGGTGTCTACAAAGCCCCCGCCAACGAAGTACCCAGAGGCGTAATTGGTTTAGGTTACGAAACCAACTTCCGC harbors:
- a CDS encoding ATP-binding protein, which produces MNATTVNHNWYEANERYLLAALGMVRDAIERYAHKTQSPESPAQQNRQQTLQTATAAMTAPPLIERVCQLFGLSQFERDILLMCACMEFYGDFAALCGLAQGDTQRAYPTLSLALAALPNPHWDAIAPDAKLRYWRLIELGEGRALTLSPLRIDERVLHYLIGRQYIDERLAGIIEPVPEAGELVHSQQQIAQQIASVWMQSSQTEKLPILQLCGVEPTSKQAIAATVCKMLGVNLHIMPVQVVPSAPAEMETLLRLWERESILSNSALLLDCDKIDITDLTRTHTIGRFLEHINGLVFLSSRERIAIQQRPIVSFEIHKPTIEEQSLLWQSNLAQIQPQLNGQVKKLATQFNLSPNTIRAACAEALGQITKEQEQDVGQILWDACRKQARPHLDELAQRIPPTSTWDDLVLPPAQAEMLREIAAHVRQRATVYQNWGFAAKNTRGLGISALFAGASGTGKTLAAEVLAQELHLDLYRIDLSSVVSKYIGETEKNLRRVFDAAEEGGVILLFDEADALFGKRSEVKDSHDRYANIEVSYLLQRMESYPGLAIMTTNLKSSIDTAFQRRIRFVVQFPFPDATQRAEIWRRVYPTNTPTNGLDAKKLAQLSVAGGNIRNIALNAAFLAADANEPVQMKHLLRAARTEYAKLEKSLTEAEIGGWV
- a CDS encoding DUF4255 domain-containing protein, producing the protein MMMSNALSIVAVTAVLKDLLENGLVSDSITASVGDVLVTALPPDLIKVGTDERSQLNFFLYHVTQNRNVDWVSQEFRSKHSRVNKTQRSVNPPLALDLHYLLTAYGAKDFQAELLLGYAMQLLHTTTVITSDLIENALKNASTSNTTSLISQALAGVSISKLAEQIGQIKLSPEFLSMEDNSKIWSALQTHYRPSASYQVSMVLIDSHELNQSEGGYTVLGSEPNIEQVTALTQKQPIIFAGSNVIIRGKCLRGDITRIRLNNSEKLLVPEDIQETQINLKLPSDLSIGVQAIQVVHLAMGNAEYIEKMASNMAAVIIHPKISVSLHQVIDSAADLRSVELTVKFYPQLKKTQRVVLLLNDISCLNDLAQAIVVPSPHEDTEVMNIAVKDIKPGTYLVRVQVDGVASPLEMNQTGEYHSPQVTIP
- a CDS encoding serine/threonine protein kinase — encoded protein: MNSQPSSNYWNGRYVGDNQRYRIDKPLAVGGMGEVLLATDTRVGQQVVLKLLKDTLLASQEMRKRFEREVSICAALQSDHIVRISDCGVTPEGYPFYVMEYLRGQTLRQLLLREHRLSVERTVKIISQVCQGLQLAHRGVTLQKDGSNEHIQVVHRDLKPDNIFLVPTDLGEWVKILDFGVAKIRSDSSEQTNITSTFIGTFRYAAPEQIQNKQNLDTRADIYSLGIILYEMLSAADPFGFSTKGSNISEASWVLAHAYEPPTPLRSQPGCEQLSPQIEAVVLKCLHKNPNNRFASVAELNQALQATSLTTTNNTTPQPQPNLPHPQPTFDPETVARPLNPQPPNQPVYNQDLNNETIPRPLYQQEKNQPVYNQGLNNETVPRPLQPTEPEQPDGTIFQLRPTPSPGNNETVPRPLQPTEPEQPDGTIFQLRPTPSPGNNETVPRPLQPIEPEQPDGTIFQLRPTPSPGNNETVPRPLQPIEPEQPDGTIFQLRRSSEPKPNQNQAFGDSDNTLYQPRPTNSPNINNTSDNTIFQPRTNKAAETKNSSILGRNLWIGLAVVLAFFAGMFIFYLQTNYNSQNSPSIPNSTQK
- a CDS encoding Pvc16 family protein, encoding MLIFVVQTLAEILAGGTSLSSTEQIDFNHPSHRREEGAGPTLNLYVYDLRESKQIQHSGRQVDRKLSNSLQPATVNWSPSWFDVSILLTAWDRTALGEHHLLSEALNVLLRHRSLQEDFLVPELRGYGNLSMTVALDPAIEIGSLWSALNVPLRAGLYLTVTIPFEPQPVPVPLVSERIFNLQNQFYPNGNGNGSVATKRVAIAGIVKSAVANQPLVDAKVAVLRTEKSVVSNQEGLFFFEDLRIGNYVLTVNCPGYLPQNVNVLVDSPSYTFKEILLTPE
- a CDS encoding phage tail sheath family protein; translation: MARLDYFAPGVYIEEIDRGSRPIEGVSTAIAGFVGFTEDIRDGAELFKPMLVTNWTQYLNYFARPNSDGFTDFNAYLPFAVYGYFMNGGGRCWVTSIGTQLPGAPKPPTPEPATLRITGRGNRPALRLTLRPEQAAGGAVNVLIIDGGPRALPEGTEGEAPPNTGEYFTVQIRRGDEVLEQYENLTMNREAPAQIATYAVTALRNSMYIIAEDVSQSGQPLSRRPTNGQYELAPPIVPASVDRLYSDLEGVRDDRTGVRGIFEIDEITMLACPDLMRAYQADVLNLDQVHGIMELMISMCEGSASGDIPNPPNRMVLLDPPPESTKPQQVVEWLNRFNRRSMFAALYYPWIKVANPRDRGNPILIPPCGHMMGVWARTDETRGVYKAPANEVPRGVIGLGYETNFREQELLNPLGINCIRTFPNRGIRIWGARTLVEPDKTEWRYISVRRLISYIEKSIELGTQWVVFEPNDEDLWARVRRTVSNFLERIWREGALFGASPQQAFYVKCDEELNPPETRILGRLYIEVGVCPVRPAEFVIFRVSQWNGIEDEQ